A genome region from Blautia coccoides includes the following:
- the deoD gene encoding purine-nucleoside phosphorylase gives MSTPHNEGKKGDIAKIVLMPGDPLRAKLIAETYLEDVHCYNTVRNMLGYTGTYKNKQISVQSSGMGIPSMGIYSWELYKDYDVDTIIRVGSAGAISDSLSMGDVAAGMGLCTDSAFVSQYNLPGTFVPCADFGLLKQAEEILESREIPHKIGTILSSDLFYTDEKDAVAKWKKMNVLCVEMESLSLYCNAVRLGKKALTLLTISDLPLKGEAMPADERRTGFTVMLEAALQLAVEADA, from the coding sequence ATGTCTACACCGCATAATGAAGGAAAAAAAGGTGATATTGCAAAAATCGTTCTCATGCCGGGAGATCCTCTGCGGGCGAAACTCATTGCAGAGACGTATCTTGAGGATGTTCATTGTTATAATACAGTGAGGAATATGCTGGGATATACCGGAACCTATAAAAATAAGCAGATTTCTGTGCAGTCCAGCGGTATGGGAATTCCCAGCATGGGGATTTATTCCTGGGAATTGTATAAGGATTATGATGTGGACACGATTATCAGAGTCGGCTCTGCAGGGGCCATATCAGACAGTCTTTCCATGGGAGATGTGGCAGCGGGGATGGGCCTGTGCACAGATTCGGCCTTTGTCTCCCAGTACAATTTGCCGGGCACCTTTGTTCCGTGTGCAGATTTTGGCCTTTTGAAGCAGGCAGAAGAGATATTGGAGAGCAGAGAAATCCCTCATAAGATCGGAACCATCTTATCCTCAGATTTGTTTTATACAGATGAGAAGGATGCAGTTGCAAAGTGGAAGAAGATGAATGTGCTCTGTGTGGAGATGGAATCCCTATCTTTATACTGTAATGCAGTGCGGCTGGGGAAAAAGGCGCTGACTCTGCTGACCATATCAGATCTGCCTCTGAAGGGAGAAGCCATGCCTGCAGATGAGCGCAGAACTGGCTTTACGGTCATGCTGGAAGCTGCCCTGCAGTTGGCAGTGGAGGCAGATGCGTAA
- a CDS encoding phosphopentomutase — translation MGKRVCLIVLDSFGVGALPDAAAYGDAGANTLKSIGSRIKGFSLPNLNRLGLDRILPGYGTEYTGPVTGHYGKAREKAAGKDTTVGHWEIAGYVKENPFPVFPEGFPRNVIEEFEKAAGRKVIGNIAASGTEIIGKLGEEQTKTGSLIVYTSADSVFQIAANEEVVPVKELYQICEKARKLLTGKYGVARVIARPFTSSGDGFVRTRNRHDFSMTPPEDTMLNRIEAQGYETAAVGKIYDIFAGSGITRHVSTGSNREGVEQTLKMLSEVEEGLIFTNLVDFDMLYGHRRDVEGYALALQEFDARVPEIMEAMGEDDLLIITADHGCDPGYKGTDHTREYIPIMMYSNSMNHEVNMGEKDSFACISGIVENWLQIERKRGEQ, via the coding sequence ATGGGAAAAAGAGTATGCCTGATAGTGTTGGACAGTTTTGGAGTAGGTGCACTTCCTGATGCCGCCGCATATGGAGACGCAGGGGCCAATACTTTGAAAAGCATCGGATCCCGGATCAAAGGCTTCTCCCTTCCAAACCTAAACCGCCTGGGTCTGGACAGGATACTGCCCGGATATGGAACCGAGTATACAGGCCCCGTGACGGGACATTATGGAAAGGCACGGGAGAAAGCTGCAGGAAAAGACACTACGGTAGGACATTGGGAGATTGCAGGATATGTAAAAGAAAATCCTTTCCCTGTATTTCCGGAGGGATTCCCCAGGAATGTGATAGAAGAATTTGAGAAGGCCGCAGGGAGAAAAGTGATCGGCAATATTGCCGCATCGGGAACAGAAATCATCGGGAAACTGGGAGAGGAACAGACCAAAACGGGCAGTCTCATTGTCTATACTTCGGCGGACAGTGTATTTCAGATCGCGGCCAATGAAGAGGTAGTCCCGGTAAAGGAATTATATCAAATCTGTGAAAAAGCCAGAAAACTGCTGACCGGAAAATATGGAGTGGCAAGGGTGATAGCCCGCCCGTTCACATCTTCCGGGGACGGCTTTGTCAGAACGAGAAACCGTCATGATTTTTCCATGACGCCCCCTGAAGATACTATGCTGAACAGAATAGAAGCACAGGGATATGAGACAGCGGCAGTGGGAAAAATCTATGATATTTTTGCCGGAAGCGGTATTACCAGGCATGTCTCCACAGGCAGCAACAGGGAAGGTGTAGAGCAAACCCTGAAAATGTTGTCAGAAGTGGAAGAAGGGCTGATCTTTACAAACCTGGTGGACTTTGACATGTTGTACGGACACCGGAGGGATGTGGAGGGATATGCCCTTGCCCTGCAGGAGTTTGACGCCAGGGTTCCGGAAATCATGGAAGCTATGGGTGAAGATGACCTGCTGATCATTACAGCAGACCACGGCTGTGACCCGGGATATAAAGGAACGGATCACACCAGAGAATATATCCCCATTATGATGTACAGCAATTCCATGAACCATGAGGTCAATATGGGGGAGAAGGACAGTTTTGCCTGTATCTCCGGCATAGTGGAGAACTGGCTTCAAATAGAAAGAAAGAGAGGAGAACAGTGA
- the add gene encoding adenosine deaminase → MWLDRLPKAELHCHLDGSVPLPVLRKLCVKGHVEVPGDEKAFRKLAEAGEECESLTEYLKAFELPLSCLKTEEAFYTAAFETAASAAEEGVRYLELRFAPLLSDSESLTAESIIEASAAGLENAFREKGIYASLILCGMRHFSEKDNFRTLELGKKYLGRGVCGADLAGDESAYPNELFLEYFKRAGKYEIPFTVHSGECGRIENIALAVDHGAKRIGHGIAMSGDRKLQEKLRGRGIGVELCPHSNIQTGACLKIHPSNPQLHSGAVRAVEKYPFREFMDNGLNISINTDNRTVTNTTVKKELQFLDSDSGLSPREAAMLMKQAMETSFAEDGIKQQVKKEVEQWEKEYA, encoded by the coding sequence ATGTGGCTGGACAGATTACCTAAAGCAGAACTTCACTGTCATCTGGACGGTTCTGTTCCTCTTCCGGTTCTGAGAAAACTCTGTGTGAAGGGACATGTAGAAGTTCCGGGTGATGAAAAGGCATTCAGAAAATTGGCCGAAGCGGGTGAAGAATGTGAAAGTCTGACAGAATATTTAAAAGCCTTTGAGCTTCCTTTAAGTTGTCTGAAGACAGAAGAGGCCTTTTATACAGCCGCCTTTGAAACCGCAGCCTCGGCTGCGGAGGAAGGGGTGCGTTATCTGGAACTTCGGTTTGCGCCCCTTTTGTCAGACAGTGAGAGTCTGACAGCGGAGTCCATCATTGAGGCTTCTGCGGCCGGACTTGAGAATGCATTCAGGGAAAAGGGGATTTATGCGTCTCTGATTCTCTGTGGCATGAGACATTTTTCAGAAAAGGATAATTTCAGGACACTTGAACTGGGGAAAAAATACTTGGGAAGAGGTGTCTGCGGAGCAGACCTGGCAGGAGATGAATCTGCTTATCCCAACGAACTGTTTTTGGAGTATTTTAAAAGAGCCGGGAAATATGAGATTCCTTTTACAGTCCACTCAGGAGAATGCGGCAGGATCGAAAATATTGCTCTGGCGGTGGACCACGGGGCAAAACGGATCGGACATGGGATTGCAATGAGCGGGGACCGGAAGCTGCAGGAGAAGCTTCGCGGCAGAGGAATCGGCGTGGAACTGTGCCCTCACAGCAATATCCAGACAGGAGCGTGTTTGAAAATTCATCCAAGTAATCCTCAACTACACTCTGGAGCGGTAAGAGCTGTGGAAAAATATCCTTTCCGGGAATTTATGGATAACGGCTTGAACATATCCATCAATACGGATAACCGTACTGTGACCAATACTACGGTGAAAAAAGAGCTTCAGTTTTTAGACTCTGATTCAGGCCTCTCCCCACGGGAGGCAGCAATGCTGATGAAACAGGCTATGGAAACCTCATTTGCAGAGGATGGGATCAAACAACAGGTGAAGAAGGAGGTTGAGCAATGGGAAAAAGAGTATGCCTGA
- a CDS encoding SAM hydrolase/SAM-dependent halogenase family protein, translating into MKPTIVMQSDFGINSGLVACMHGMCKLVDSELVTCDITHLLPAFDIEAASYCLQYTVPYWPAGTVFVSVVDPGVGTSRRASVAKLKNGSYVVTPDNGTLTYLHTMIGVEAIREIDEERNRYQETRDVSTFHGRDLFSYCAAKLASGIITFEEVGKEYPVEEIVLHKVQTAQVKEKYVKAVIQSYDPFGSAELSVLNSEFEKTGFALGEKLHVVISDGDKAVFDGLIPYEKSFGYVGLGEDVLFNDLASFVTIGSNQADFRQKYGLDTDSEYTVEIRQA; encoded by the coding sequence ATGAAACCGACAATTGTAATGCAGTCTGATTTTGGAATCAACTCAGGCCTGGTGGCCTGTATGCACGGAATGTGCAAACTGGTGGACAGCGAACTGGTCACCTGTGATATTACACATTTACTTCCGGCATTTGATATTGAAGCGGCATCTTACTGTCTTCAGTACACAGTACCCTACTGGCCGGCGGGAACTGTCTTTGTGTCAGTGGTGGATCCGGGAGTGGGAACCAGCCGGCGGGCATCTGTGGCAAAACTGAAAAACGGAAGCTATGTGGTGACTCCGGACAACGGCACACTCACTTATCTCCACACCATGATAGGCGTGGAAGCTATCCGCGAAATTGATGAAGAGAGAAACCGTTATCAGGAAACCAGAGATGTGAGCACATTCCACGGAAGAGATCTGTTCTCCTACTGTGCGGCAAAACTGGCCTCAGGCATCATCACTTTTGAGGAAGTGGGAAAAGAATATCCGGTGGAGGAAATCGTCTTACATAAAGTGCAGACTGCACAGGTAAAAGAAAAATATGTAAAGGCTGTGATCCAGAGCTATGACCCATTTGGCAGTGCGGAGCTTTCTGTGTTGAACAGTGAATTTGAGAAAACCGGGTTTGCTCTGGGCGAGAAGCTGCATGTGGTTATTTCAGACGGGGATAAGGCAGTATTTGACGGACTGATTCCTTATGAGAAATCTTTTGGATATGTGGGATTGGGAGAAGACGTACTCTTTAATGACCTGGCTTCTTTCGTAACGATCGGAAGCAATCAGGCAGATTTTAGGCAGAAATATGGCCTTGACACGGATTCCGAATACACGGTGGAAATCCGCCAGGCTTAA